From Aquabacter sp. L1I39, the proteins below share one genomic window:
- a CDS encoding amino acid ABC transporter substrate-binding protein — protein MTISRRSFGKLAAATGLAVAAPAIWTSGRAQSGPIRIGTSFSMTGPLSSTRAGLVGLQIWRDDINAAGGLLGRQVEIVTYDDQSTVSQIPSIFSKLVDIDKVDILLSPYGAVLSAPVMPFIKQRGRFMIGMFALAANEGVKSDRYFHSAPWGPDAKVNWARGFFELGRGAGCKRIAILNADVEFAKVSAAGGKMAVKDFGQEVVFDQSYPPNTSDFSAILRNLRAAEPDAVFVCSYPPDSAALVRGLSEVGVGDSVKLFGGGMVGPQYASTLQALGPALNGIVNFNLFLPEKTMLTPAVTKFLDRYTAIAVPEKLDALGYYIPPFYYAAGEMIAAAVKGAGSTDNAAMAKWMHANPVKTLVGDATFNETGDWTQRRVLMTQFQGIKGNDIEQFRQPGRQVILDPPALKSGDLISPFMKARS, from the coding sequence ATGACCATCTCACGCAGGAGCTTCGGCAAGCTTGCCGCCGCCACCGGCCTTGCGGTTGCCGCCCCCGCCATCTGGACCTCGGGCCGCGCGCAGTCCGGCCCCATCCGCATCGGAACGAGCTTCTCCATGACGGGGCCGCTCTCGTCCACGCGGGCGGGCCTCGTGGGGCTGCAGATCTGGCGCGACGACATCAATGCCGCCGGCGGCCTTTTGGGCCGACAGGTGGAGATCGTCACCTATGACGACCAGAGCACGGTCTCCCAAATCCCGAGCATCTTCTCCAAGCTGGTGGACATCGACAAGGTGGACATCCTGCTGTCGCCCTACGGCGCCGTGCTGTCCGCCCCCGTCATGCCCTTCATCAAGCAGCGTGGGCGCTTCATGATCGGCATGTTCGCGCTGGCCGCCAATGAGGGCGTGAAGAGCGACCGCTATTTCCACAGCGCCCCCTGGGGGCCGGACGCCAAGGTCAATTGGGCGCGCGGCTTCTTCGAGCTGGGCAGGGGCGCGGGTTGCAAGCGCATCGCCATCCTGAACGCCGACGTGGAATTCGCCAAGGTTTCGGCCGCTGGCGGCAAGATGGCGGTGAAGGATTTCGGCCAGGAAGTGGTATTCGACCAGAGCTATCCGCCCAACACGTCCGACTTCTCCGCCATCCTGCGCAACCTGCGCGCCGCCGAGCCGGATGCGGTGTTCGTCTGCTCCTATCCCCCGGACAGCGCCGCTTTGGTGCGCGGCCTCTCGGAAGTGGGGGTCGGTGACAGCGTCAAGCTGTTCGGCGGCGGCATGGTGGGGCCGCAATATGCCTCCACCCTCCAGGCGCTGGGCCCGGCGCTCAACGGCATCGTCAACTTCAACCTGTTCCTGCCCGAAAAGACCATGCTGACGCCCGCCGTCACCAAGTTCCTCGACCGCTACACGGCGATCGCGGTGCCGGAGAAGCTGGACGCGCTCGGCTATTACATTCCCCCCTTCTATTATGCGGCGGGCGAAATGATTGCCGCCGCCGTGAAGGGGGCAGGCTCCACCGACAATGCCGCCATGGCCAAGTGGATGCACGCCAATCCGGTGAAGACCCTGGTGGGCGATGCCACCTTCAATGAGACCGGCGACTGGACGCAGCGGCGCGTGCTGATGACCCAGTTCCAGGGCATCAAGGGCAATGACATCGAGCAGTTCCGCCAGCCGGGCCGCCAGGTCATCCTTGATCCGCCGGCGCTGAAGTCCGGCGATCTCATCTCGCCCTTCATGAAGGCGCGCAGCTGA
- a CDS encoding branched-chain amino acid ABC transporter permease, which yields MFMDQLVNAVGTGVMLGCIYSALALGLAVTFGLLHIPNIAHPAFVIAGAYVVAVGNSHGFDPILVAVIAMVPFYVAGLGFYEFYSRVFERSGSADTMNALTLFFGVSLVVETLLLLKFGTDQQAVQVAYVGQSLKIGLLSLPYRLLVPALIAPVMVALLWLYLHKTHAGIAIRAVAHDERGLSVSGIDPRWIKRHAFGIAAATAVIAGAALIIIGPVDPFGGRLMIGRVFAVVVLAGMGSLPGTIAAGILIGVSESLVAAFASPSWAPAVAFSILLATLALRPQGLFGARR from the coding sequence ATGTTCATGGACCAATTGGTCAATGCGGTGGGCACTGGCGTGATGCTGGGCTGCATCTATTCCGCGCTGGCCCTCGGCCTCGCGGTGACGTTCGGCCTCCTGCACATCCCCAATATCGCCCATCCCGCCTTCGTCATCGCCGGCGCCTATGTGGTGGCGGTGGGCAATTCCCATGGCTTTGATCCCATCCTGGTGGCGGTCATCGCCATGGTGCCCTTCTATGTGGCGGGGCTCGGCTTCTACGAATTCTATTCCCGCGTGTTTGAACGCTCCGGCTCCGCCGACACCATGAATGCCCTGACGCTGTTCTTCGGGGTGTCGCTGGTGGTGGAGACGCTGCTGCTCCTCAAGTTCGGCACCGACCAGCAGGCGGTGCAGGTGGCCTATGTGGGCCAGAGCCTGAAAATCGGCCTCCTGTCCCTGCCCTACCGGCTGCTGGTCCCGGCGCTGATCGCTCCCGTCATGGTGGCCCTCCTGTGGCTCTATCTCCACAAGACCCATGCAGGCATCGCCATCCGCGCGGTGGCCCATGACGAACGGGGCCTCTCGGTCAGCGGCATCGATCCGCGCTGGATCAAGCGGCACGCCTTCGGCATCGCGGCGGCGACCGCGGTCATTGCCGGCGCCGCCCTCATCATCATCGGGCCGGTGGACCCGTTCGGCGGCCGCCTGATGATCGGGCGGGTGTTCGCGGTGGTGGTGCTGGCGGGCATGGGCTCGCTGCCGGGCACCATCGCGGCCGGCATCCTGATCGGGGTGTCGGAATCCCTCGTGGCGGCCTTTGCCAGCCCGTCCTGGGCCCCGGCCGTCGCCTTTTCCATTCTCCTCGCCACGCTTGCCTTGCGCCCGCAAGGGTTGTTCGGAGCGCGCCGATGA
- a CDS encoding ABC transporter ATP-binding protein: MSDPILIAEGVEKQFGALRALGPVTATLHAGERLGIIGPNGSGKTTLINCLTGTLTPNAGRIHFLGRDITGLSPSARARLGLARSFQIPKPFTGMTVLENLLVPLDHVRKVEAPRQTAMDILASVGLSGRAEDDAGRLTQLELRKLELARALAAAPKVLIADEAMAGLSDREIDDVLAILERLNEAGVAVIMIEHIMHAVMRFSHRIICLESGQMIADGSPEAVSSDPLVQKVYFGE, from the coding sequence ATGAGCGATCCCATCCTGATCGCCGAAGGGGTCGAGAAGCAGTTCGGGGCCCTGCGCGCCCTCGGTCCGGTCACCGCCACCCTTCATGCCGGCGAGCGGCTCGGCATCATCGGCCCCAACGGCTCCGGCAAGACCACCCTCATCAATTGCCTCACCGGCACGCTCACCCCCAATGCTGGGCGCATCCACTTCCTGGGGCGGGACATTACCGGCCTGTCGCCCAGCGCCCGGGCGCGCCTGGGCCTGGCCCGCAGCTTCCAGATCCCCAAACCCTTCACCGGCATGACCGTGCTGGAGAATTTGCTGGTGCCGCTGGACCATGTGCGGAAGGTCGAGGCGCCGCGCCAGACCGCCATGGACATCCTCGCCTCCGTGGGCCTTTCCGGGCGCGCCGAGGATGATGCCGGCCGCCTCACCCAGCTGGAATTGCGCAAGCTGGAACTGGCGCGGGCGCTCGCCGCCGCACCCAAGGTGCTGATCGCGGACGAGGCCATGGCCGGCCTGTCGGACCGCGAGATCGACGATGTGCTCGCCATTCTGGAGCGGCTCAACGAGGCCGGCGTGGCGGTCATCATGATCGAGCACATCATGCACGCGGTGATGCGCTTCTCCCACCGCATCATCTGCCTGGAATCCGGCCAGATGATCGCCGACGGGTCCCCCGAGGCCGTCTCCAGCGATCCCCTCGTTCAGAAGGTGTATTTCGGTGAATAG
- a CDS encoding branched-chain amino acid ABC transporter permease yields the protein MTAGTSLMRASPAVPTDTVQRQRLRTLAFGLGAVAVLAAGFVLTRTAENPYVFFSAFIIIQSIALATGWNVLGGYAGYINFGAAAFFGAGAYTGAALLKAFEASVFLALPAAGLVGGVLGLMMGYMTLRVQGVYFAIATIALVVMAHTIVINTEFLGGASGLALLPPEAPSWAGGPIQFIFLVMLAVAVFAVAVARWIEVSWVGRAFRALRASEEAAECAGVPTLRLKLAACAISGALLAMTGAPLVYYASFIEPETVFGLALALNAIAMPLIGGRQSWPGPIIGAVLLGSLQQVATITISSELNILLVGVVLIAFVAAAPDGILGLVDRLRKGRAP from the coding sequence ATGACCGCCGGAACCTCGCTCATGAGAGCCTCCCCCGCCGTCCCAACCGACACCGTGCAGCGGCAGCGGCTCCGTACGCTGGCCTTCGGCCTCGGCGCGGTTGCCGTGTTGGCCGCCGGCTTCGTGCTGACGCGCACAGCCGAGAACCCCTATGTGTTCTTCTCGGCCTTCATCATCATCCAGTCCATTGCGCTAGCCACCGGCTGGAACGTGCTCGGCGGCTATGCGGGCTACATCAATTTCGGCGCCGCCGCCTTCTTCGGCGCGGGCGCCTATACGGGCGCGGCGCTCTTGAAGGCGTTCGAGGCCTCCGTCTTCCTGGCCCTGCCGGCGGCTGGCCTGGTGGGTGGCGTGCTCGGGCTGATGATGGGTTATATGACGCTGCGGGTGCAGGGGGTCTATTTCGCCATCGCGACCATCGCCCTGGTGGTGATGGCGCACACCATCGTCATCAATACGGAGTTCCTGGGCGGGGCCTCCGGACTGGCTTTGCTGCCCCCCGAGGCGCCGTCCTGGGCGGGCGGGCCGATCCAGTTCATCTTCCTCGTCATGCTCGCCGTGGCGGTGTTTGCTGTCGCCGTGGCCCGCTGGATCGAGGTGTCGTGGGTCGGACGCGCCTTCCGCGCGCTCAGGGCGAGCGAGGAAGCCGCCGAATGCGCGGGGGTGCCGACCTTGCGGCTGAAGCTCGCCGCCTGCGCCATTTCGGGCGCGCTGCTGGCCATGACCGGCGCGCCTCTGGTCTATTACGCCTCCTTCATCGAGCCGGAGACCGTGTTCGGCCTCGCGCTCGCGCTCAACGCCATCGCCATGCCGCTCATCGGCGGCCGGCAATCCTGGCCCGGCCCCATCATCGGGGCGGTGCTGCTGGGCAGCCTCCAGCAGGTGGCGACCATCACCATTTCCTCCGAGCTCAACATCCTGCTGGTGGGCGTGGTGCTGATCGCCTTCGTCGCCGCCGCGCCGGATGGCATTCTCGGCCTCGTCGACCGGCTGCGGAAAGGACGCGCGCCATGA